In Brachionichthys hirsutus isolate HB-005 chromosome 5, CSIRO-AGI_Bhir_v1, whole genome shotgun sequence, a single genomic region encodes these proteins:
- the cftr gene encoding cystic fibrosis transmembrane conductance regulator, protein MQKSPVEDANFFSKFFFWWTSPLLRKGFRQKLDLSDVYKAPSFDLADNLSERLEREWDREVVSAKTQPRLMRALARCFLAPFVFFGILLYLGEASKTVQPQLLGRIIASFDPFHAPERSQGYFLALGLCLLFTARFLLLQPAIFGLHHLGMQIRIALFSLIYKKTLKLSSRVLDKISTGQLVSLMSAHLNKLDESLGLAHFVWITPLQCILCVGLLWELIEVNGFCALAALTLLGIIQAWLTQKMGPHRLKRAGMINRRLALTTEIVENIHSVKAYGWEEVMETIIKNIRQDEMTLTRKIGSLRYFYSASYFFSAILVVVSAIVPLALSTGVILRRIFTTASYCMVLRMTLTRQLPGSIQMWYDTLALVKKIEEFLTKEEYRVLEYNLSTTDLELVNVSASWDEGIGELFEKIKQENKANGHLSGDAGLFFTNLYVTPVLKNISLYLEKGKMLAVAGSTGSGKSSLLMMILGELVPSEGKIRHSGRISFSPQTSWIMPGTVRDNILFGITYDEYRYTSVIKACQLEEDFALLPDKDKTLLMEGGVTLSGGQKARLGLARAVYKDADLYLLDAPFTHLDIVTEKEIFEKCVCKLMASKTRVVVTSKLEHLKRADRILLLHNGDCYFYGTFSELQAKRPDFSSLLLGLEAYDNINAERRSSILTETLRRVSIDETAGFRGPDTLRQSFRQPPPPIIVSGSQSHPGGDGYLEKRKHSLILSPLAAARKFSFMGNAQQTANTPQSMMMEDGEHELSERKFSVVPEDDQVEEVLPRGDVYHHGLQHLNGQRRQSVLAFITSSQGQERREQMQSSFRRKLSITPQCDLASELDIYARRLSKDSVYNISEDVDEEDMEQCFADESGNIFETTSWSSYLRYVTTNRSLVYVLLFIVFVFIIEIAGSVIGIFLITDTVWRTGANPSSPDYVDEQHPNASSTPVHLAVIVTPTSAYYIIYLYVATSESVLALGVFRGLPLVHTLLTVSKRLHEQMLSAVLRAPMAVLNTMKTGRIMNRFTKDMATIDDMLPLVLFDLIQLTLIVLGAIFTVSIMRPYIFIAATPLAVIFVVLRKYFLRTGQQLKLLEAEARSPIFSHLIISLKGLWTIRAFGRQTYFETLFHKALNTHTATWFHYLATLRWFLFRCDMIFVLFFTAAAFIAVGTNRDQPGEVGIIVALAMLILGTFQWAVITSITVDGLMRSVDRVFKFIDLPSEEPLPGKPGGKRQPDLVINNPHAHDCWPSHGQMDIRDLTVKYTEAGRAVLRGVSFSVEGGQTMGLLGRTGSGKSTLHSALLRLASTEGDISIDGVSWSSVPLHTWRKAFGVVPQKVFILTGTFRMNLDPHGRYSDEELWRVAEEVGLKSVIEQFPDKLDFQLEDRGNVLSNGHKQLLCLARSILSKARILLLDEPSAYLDPITLQVLRKTLRQAFSSCTVILSEHRVEPLLDCQSFLMIEDSSVKSYDSIQKLLNETSHLKQAMSPADRLRLYPSLHRLNSSKRAPPQTIKISSLPEEAEDDVQDTRL, encoded by the exons ATGCAGAAGTCACCAGTGGAAGATGCAAATTTCTTCTCCAAATTTTTCTTTTG GTGGACTTCACCGCTGCTCAGAAAGGGCTTCAGACAGAAGTTGGACCTGTCGGATGTTTATAAGGCTCCATCTTTTGATCTGGCCGATAACCTCTCCGAGAGGCTGGAAAG aGAGTGGGACAGGGAGGTGGTGTCGGCCAAGACCCAGCCCAGACTGATGAGAGCGCTGGCCCGCTGCTTCCTCGCTCCCTTTGTGTTCTTTGGCATCCTCCTCTACCTCGGG GAGGCCTCCAAGACGGTGCAGCCTCAGCTTCTGGGTCGCATCATCGCCTCCTTTGACCCGTTCCACGCTCCGGAACGCAGCCAGGGATACTTCCTGGCCCTGggcctctgcctcctcttcactgcccgcttcctcctgctgcagcccgcCATCTTTGGCCTGCATCACCTGGGAATGCAGATCCGCATCGCCCTTTTCAGTCTGATATACAAGAAG ACCCTGAAGCTGTCCAGCCGAGTCTTGGATAAGATCAGCACCGGTCAGCTGGTCAGCCTGATGTCGGCCCACCTCAACAAGCTGGACGAG AGCTTAGGTCTGGCCCACTTCGTGTGGATCACCCCCCTGCAGTGCATCCTGTGTGTGGGGTTGCTCTGGGAGCTGATCGAGGTGAACGGTTTCTGCGCGCTGGCGGCTCTCACTCTGCTCGGCATCATCCAGGCCTGGCTGACGCAGAAGATGGGACCCCACCG GTTGAAGCGAGCTGGAATGATCAATCGCCGTCTGGCTCTGACCACAGAGATTGTAGAGAACATCCACTCTGTGAAGGCGTACGGCtgggaggaggtgatggagacCATCATCAAGAACATCAGACA GGACGAGATGACGCTGACGAGGAAGATCGGCTCGCTGCGCTACTTCTACAGCGCCTCGTACTTCTTCTCTGCCATCTTGGTCGTCGTGTCGGCCATCGTGCCTCTCGCACTCAGTACCGGCGTCATCCTGCGTCGTATCTTCACCACGGCCTCTTACTGCATGGTGCTGCGAATGACGCTGACCCGCCAGCTGCCGGGCTCCATCCAGATGTGGTACGACACGCTGGCTCTGGTCAAGAAGATCGAG GAATTCTTGACGAAGGAAGAATACCGAGTGCTGGAGTACAACCTGAGCACCACTGACCTGGAGCTGGTCAACGTGTCTGCCTCATGGGACGAG GGCATTGGTGAGCTGTTTGAGAAGATCAAGCAGGAGAACAAAGCCAACGGACACCTGAGCGGCGACGCCGGCCTGTTCTTCACAAACCTCTACGTCACGCCTGTCCTGAAGAACATCAGCTTGTACCTGGAGAAGGGAAAGATGCTGGCAGTGGCCGGGTCAACCGGTTCAGGGAAG AGCTCCCTGCTCATGATGATCCTGGGAGAGTTGGTGCCATCAGAAGGAAAGATCAGGCACAGCGGGCGCATCTCCTTCTCGCCACAGACTTCCTGGATCATGCCAGGGACCGTTCGAGACAACATCCTGTTTGGCATCACCTATGATGAGTACCGGTACACCTCCGTCATCAAGGCCTGCCAGCTGGAAGAG GACTTTGCTTTGCTGCCTGACAAAGACAAGACGCTCCTCATGGAAGGAGGAGTGACCCTGAGCGGCGGTCAAAAGGCCCGCCTCGGCCTGGCCAG GGCGGTGTACAAAGATGCTGACCTCTACCTGCTGGACGCACCCTTCACCCACCTGGACATTGTGACGGAGAAAGAGATCTTTGAGAA ATGTGTCTGCAAACTCATGGCCTCTAAGACACGTGTTGTGGTCACCAGCAAGCTGGAGCATCTCAAGCGTGCCGACAGAATCCTGCTGCTGCACAACGGAGACTGCTACTTCTACGGGACCTTCTCGGAGCTGCAGGCCAAGCGACCGGACTTCAGCTCCCTGCTCCTGGGTTTGGAAGCGTACGACAACATCAACGCCGAGCGACGCAGCTCCATCCTCACAGAAACCCTCCGCAGGGTGTCCATCGATGAAACTGCCGGGTTCCGAGGCCCAGACACTCTTCGCCAGTCGTTCCGCCAACCGCCACCTCCGATAATTGTCTCTGGATCCCAAAGCCATCCTGGAGGGGATGGCTACCTGGAAAAACGCAAACACTCCCTCATCCTGAGTCCACTGGCGGCTGCTCGCAAGTTCTCCTTCATGGGGAACGCTCAACAGACTGCAAACACGCCCCAGTCCATGATGATGGAGGACGGGGAGCATGAACTTTCTGAGAGGAAATTCTCAGTAGTGCCAGAGGATGATCAAGTGGAGGAAGTTCTCCCCAGGGGGGACGTGTATCACCATGGGCTGCAGCACCTGAACGGACAGCGGCGCCAGTCCGTCCTGGCGTTCATCACCAGCTCCCAGGGTCAGGAGCGCAGGGAGCAGATGCAAAGCTCCTTCAGGAGGAAGCTGTCCATCACGCCGCAGTGCGACCTGGCATCAGAACTGGACATATACGCCCGCCGCCTGTCCAAAGACAGCGTCTACAACATCAGCGAGGATGTGGACGAAGAAGACATGGAG CAATGCTTTGCAGATGAAAGCGGGAACATCTTTGAAACTACCTCGTGGAGCTCTTACCTGCGCTACGTCACCACCAACAGGAGCCTGGTCTACGTCCTGCTTTTTATCGTCTTTGTCTTTATCATTGAG ATTGCAGGTTCAGTCATTGGCATTTTCCTCATTACAGA CACTGTCTGGAGGACCGGCGCCAACCCGTCATCTCCCGACTACGTCGACGAGCAGCACCCCAATGCCTCATCCACTCCTGTCCACCTGGCGGTCATCGTGACACCAACCAGTGCTTACTACATCATCTACCTTTACGTGGCCACATCCGAGAGCGTGCTGGCCCTGGGCGTCTTCAGGGGCCTCCCGCTGGTGCACACCTTACTTACGGTCTCCAAACGACTGCATGAACAGATGCTGAGCGCCGTTCTACGAGCGCCAATGGCCGTACTCAACACTATGAAGACAG GTCGTATTATGAACAGGTTCACCAAGGACATGGCCACCATCGATGACATGCTGCCTTTGGTGCTGTTTGACCTCATACAG CTGACATTGATTGTTTTGGGTGCCATCTTCACTGTGTCCATTATGCGGCCATACATCTTCATCGCTGCCACCCCATTGGCCGTCATCTTCGTTGTCCTCAGGAAGTACTTCCTCAGGACCGGGCAGCAGCTCAAGCTCCTGGAGGCTGAAG CTCGAAGCCCCATCTTCTCCCACCTCATCATCTCACTGAAGGGTTTATGGACCATCCGGGCCTTCGGCCGTCAGACCTACTTTGAGACGCTCTTCCATAAGGCGCTGAACACTCACACCGCCACCTGGTTCCACTACCTGGCCACGCTGCGATGGTTCCTGTTCCGCTGCGACATGATCTTCGTCCTGTTCTTCACCGCCGCTGCTTTCATCGCCGTGGGAACCAACA GAGATCAACCAGGAGAAGTCGGCATCATTGTGGCCTTGGCCATGCTCATCCTGGGAACGTTCCAATGGGCCGTCATCACCAGCATCACTGTCGATGGACTG ATGCGTTCTGTCGATCGGGTCTTCAAGTTCATCGACCTGCCTTCAGAGGAACCGCTGCCGGGGAAGCCCGGCGGTAAAAGACAGCCGGACCTCGTCATCAACAACCCTCACGCCCACGACTGCTGGCCCAGCCACGGCCAGATGGACATCCGGGACCTGACCGTGAAGTACACGGAGGCGGGACGCGCCGTCCTTCGCGGCGTGTCCTTCTCTGTGGAGGGCGGGCAGACC ATGGGTCTTCTGGGTCGGACGGGTTCCGGGAAGAGCACCCTGCACTCTGCCCTGCTGCGCCTCGCCTCCACCGAGGGAGACATCTCCATTGACGGCGTCTCCTGGAGCTCCGTCCCGCTGCACACATGGAGGAAGGCCTTCGGAGTGGTGCCGCAG AAAGTCTTCATTCTGACCGGCACGTTCCGGATGAACCTGGACCCGCATGGACGTTACAGCGATGAGGAGCTGTGGAGGGTGGCTGAGGAA GTTGGTTTGAAATCGGTGATTGAACAGTTTCCAGATAAGCTGGACTTCCAGCTGGAGGACCGAGGCAACGTCCTGAGCAACGGACACAAACAGCTGCTGTGCCTGGCCCGCTCCATCCTCAGCAAGGCCCGCATCCTGCTACTGGACGAGCCCTCCGCGTACCTGGACCCCAT AACGCTCCAGGTGCTGAGGAAGACGCTGAGGCAGGCCTTCTCCAGCTGCACCGTCATCCTCTCGGAGCATCGGGTGGAGCCGCTGCTGGACTGTCAGTCCTTCCTG ATGATTGAGGACAGCTCAGTCAAAAGCTACGACTCCATCCAGAAGCTTCTGAACGAGACCAGTCACCTGAAACAGGCCATGAGCCCCGCCGACAGGCTCCGCCTCTACCCGTCGCTTCACCGCCTCAATTCGAGCAAGAGGGCGCCGCCACAGACCATCAAGATCTCATCCCTACCGGAAGAAGCAGAAGATGATGTCCAGGACACGCGCCTctaa